A stretch of Rhizobium glycinendophyticum DNA encodes these proteins:
- a CDS encoding alpha/beta hydrolase fold domain-containing protein: MAVEIKDMTLDKVAIGPVSARIYQGEDYAKGPPVMLYFHGGAFLQSGPRDCQLAKCIAETGAIVVVPDYNGPLGGVFPQPLEVGFSIFSYLAKKRAGLGDRKSQLLIGGEESGGNVAAGVALKARDNFAEALDGQVLFSPLLDPFMGTASFQMADAVGMRQRWSEGWNHYLSGGVCHPYAAPRLCSRLSGMAPALIISSKDDPLVDEAQAYADGLERSGVMVRRHVLDPGTGWPSVYGGAVTQAPAYGDSVCRYFSEFIRDIRVQ, translated from the coding sequence ATGGCGGTCGAAATCAAAGATATGACGCTGGACAAGGTGGCCATTGGCCCCGTTTCGGCACGTATCTATCAGGGTGAAGACTACGCCAAAGGGCCGCCCGTCATGCTCTATTTCCATGGTGGCGCCTTCCTCCAATCGGGCCCACGAGACTGCCAGCTGGCGAAGTGCATTGCAGAGACGGGGGCCATTGTTGTGGTCCCGGACTACAATGGGCCCTTGGGCGGGGTCTTTCCGCAGCCCCTGGAGGTCGGATTTTCGATCTTTTCCTATCTTGCCAAGAAGCGCGCAGGGCTGGGAGACCGGAAATCGCAGCTGCTCATCGGGGGCGAGGAGTCGGGCGGGAACGTTGCGGCAGGCGTGGCACTGAAGGCGCGTGACAATTTTGCCGAGGCGCTAGACGGACAGGTTCTCTTCTCGCCTTTGCTCGATCCCTTCATGGGGACGGCCTCCTTCCAGATGGCGGATGCGGTTGGCATGCGTCAACGCTGGTCGGAGGGGTGGAACCACTACCTGAGCGGCGGCGTGTGTCATCCTTATGCCGCCCCTCGACTGTGCTCGCGGCTGTCTGGAATGGCACCGGCGCTGATCATTTCGTCGAAGGACGATCCTCTCGTCGACGAGGCACAGGCCTATGCCGATGGACTAGAGCGGTCGGGTGTGATGGTCAGAAGACACGTCCTGGATCCGGGGACGGGCTGGCCATCTGTCTACGGAGGCGCGGTGACCCAAGCGCCCGCCTACGGAGACAGCGTCTGCCGATACTTTTCGGAGTTCATCCGAGACATACGCGTTCAATGA
- a CDS encoding LysR family transcriptional regulator yields the protein MDQLSAMRAFVRVVETGSFTRASAALGTPKATVSNLIQNLEAHLQTKLLNRTTRRVVVTTDGALYYERAVQLVAEIDELDGSLSRSRTNPAGRLRVEMAGAFADLLVIPALAQFHAQFPDIQIDLGVGDRTVDYLAENVDCALRAGALRDQSLIARKVGEMALVPCAAPRYLEEFGMPGHPSDLADRHHCVNYFLATTNRTIPFDFIRHGEKIQVNSRYIVSVNDARTYLAAALAGLGIAPLAHFMAADALRQGHLVRVLQEWHIEPIPMYIVYPPNRHLSNKVRIFVDWIVQLLAKSQLKLEG from the coding sequence ATGGACCAGCTGTCAGCCATGCGCGCTTTCGTGCGGGTGGTCGAAACCGGTAGTTTTACACGCGCCTCGGCCGCCCTCGGCACGCCGAAGGCCACCGTCAGTAACCTGATCCAAAATCTTGAAGCCCACCTCCAGACCAAACTGCTGAACCGTACGACGCGGCGTGTCGTGGTGACCACTGACGGCGCGCTCTATTATGAGAGAGCTGTCCAGTTGGTCGCCGAGATTGACGAACTGGATGGCAGCCTGTCGCGATCCCGGACCAATCCCGCTGGCCGGCTCCGTGTCGAAATGGCTGGCGCCTTCGCCGATCTCCTCGTGATTCCGGCTCTTGCGCAGTTTCACGCACAGTTTCCCGATATCCAGATCGATCTCGGGGTGGGAGATCGCACTGTTGACTATCTCGCCGAGAACGTCGACTGCGCCCTGAGGGCAGGAGCACTGCGGGATCAGTCACTGATTGCCCGCAAAGTGGGCGAAATGGCCCTCGTCCCTTGTGCAGCCCCTCGCTATCTGGAGGAGTTTGGTATGCCCGGTCATCCCAGCGACCTCGCCGATCGGCACCACTGCGTCAACTACTTTCTCGCCACAACCAACCGCACAATCCCCTTTGACTTTATCCGGCATGGGGAGAAAATCCAGGTTAATTCCCGCTATATCGTTTCCGTCAATGATGCCCGCACCTACCTCGCGGCAGCCTTGGCGGGCCTGGGTATAGCTCCGCTTGCCCACTTCATGGCGGCCGACGCGCTTCGTCAGGGGCATCTCGTGCGTGTGCTGCAGGAATGGCACATCGAGCCCATTCCCATGTACATCGTCTATCCGCCGAACAGGCATCTGAGCAACAAGGTGCGGATCTTTGTGGACTGGATCGTTCAGCTTTTGGCGAAATCACAGCTCAAGCTGGAGGGATAG
- a CDS encoding 2,3-bisphosphoglycerate-dependent phosphoglycerate mutase produces the protein MTGTLVLVRHGQSDWNLKNLFTGWRDPDLTELGVQEANAGGKALADYGIKFDIAFTSVLTRAQKTCNIILENVGQTGLETIKDQALNERDYGDLSGLNKDDARAKWGEEQVHIWRRSYDVPPPGGESLRDTGARVWPYYLTEILPRVLRGEKVLVAAHGNSLRSLVMVLDKLTKEQILSVNLATGVPMVYKLNADSTVASKEVLGDMSGAH, from the coding sequence ACCGGCTGGCGTGACCCGGACCTGACCGAACTCGGCGTCCAGGAAGCCAATGCAGGCGGCAAGGCGCTGGCCGACTATGGCATCAAGTTCGACATCGCTTTCACGTCCGTCCTCACCCGTGCGCAAAAAACCTGCAACATCATCCTCGAAAATGTCGGCCAGACTGGCCTTGAGACGATTAAGGACCAGGCACTCAACGAACGCGACTATGGGGATCTCTCTGGGTTGAACAAGGATGATGCCCGCGCCAAGTGGGGCGAAGAGCAGGTGCATATCTGGCGCCGCTCCTACGACGTGCCGCCGCCGGGAGGCGAGAGCCTGCGTGACACCGGCGCTCGCGTCTGGCCCTATTACTTGACCGAAATCCTGCCGCGCGTGCTGCGTGGCGAGAAGGTATTGGTTGCGGCTCATGGCAATTCGCTGCGCTCGCTGGTGATGGTTCTCGACAAGCTTACCAAGGAGCAGATCCTCAGCGTCAATCTCGCGACGGGTGTTCCAATGGTCTACAAGCTGAACGCGGATTCGACCGTCGCTTCGAAGGAAGTGCTGGGCGACATGTCCGGCGCGCATTGA